The nucleotide sequence GCCTGCCGCTGGACGTCGCCGACGAGGCGGGCTGGGCGCGGGTGGCCCGGCACCTCGAGGACGGGCCCGGCCGGCTGGACCTGCTGCACTCGAACGCCGCCATCGCGGTGATCCAGCCGGCCGACCGTCTGACCGTCGCCGACTGGCACCGGCAGCTCGACGTCAATCTGACCGCGACGTTCCTCGCCGTGCGCGCGCTGGCCGGGCTGCTGACCCGCACCGGCGGGTCGATCGTCATCACCTCGTCGGTGCACGCGATGCGCGGGCTGCCCGGCCGCCCGGCGTACGCGGCGACGAAGGGCGCGCTGCTGTCGCTCGGCCGTCAGCTGGCCGCCGACTACGGGCCCGACGTGCGAGTCAACACCGTCGTCCCGGGCCCGATCATGTCGCCGGCCTGGGCCGACGTCAGCGAGCCGGACCGCGAGCGGAGCATCCGCGCCACCACGCTGGCCCGGTTCGGCCGGCCCAGCGAGGTCGCGGCGGCGGTGGCGTTCTTCGGCTCTGACGACGCGTCCTACGTCACCGGCGCGAGCCTGGTCGTCGACGGCGGCTGGAGCGTCACGGCGGACTCCGCGTGAGCGTGTTCAAGGGCATCCACGGCGCGGTGGTCGCGCACCTCGGCGAGCTGATCGTCCGCGGCGACGTCGCACCCGGCGCGGCGCTCGATCCACTGCGGCTGGAGAAAGACCTGGGCGTCAGCCGCACCGT is from Jiangella alkaliphila and encodes:
- a CDS encoding SDR family NAD(P)-dependent oxidoreductase, which encodes MSESDTVLAPRFRGKVALVTGAGSGIGAATASRLAAEGAHVLLADVDEASLGLAVEAAGSAARATGFGGGAEGLPLDVADEAGWARVARHLEDGPGRLDLLHSNAAIAVIQPADRLTVADWHRQLDVNLTATFLAVRALAGLLTRTGGSIVITSSVHAMRGLPGRPAYAATKGALLSLGRQLAADYGPDVRVNTVVPGPIMSPAWADVSEPDRERSIRATTLARFGRPSEVAAAVAFFGSDDASYVTGASLVVDGGWSVTADSA